A part of bacterium genomic DNA contains:
- a CDS encoding S8 family serine peptidase, with product MRCLLCLAAIFPFMVAGALAGTLTPGLEAAYRAADEQAKLPVLISLTRQANLDAVRSQFLSSVSEQDGLRHAALLEALQSVSRQSQDEINNSMQILQRNGMVEDLEFFWIANLLKANVSRAGAELIANFEAVEEVGLDEEINLLEPEESVPSEAKMVSSEHALQLMNAREIWVAGVTGTGTTVAVVGTPFPSSHSAFADRMTGAEGLLASSFCGQSTAILLGAAVGCDRQKGDTVGVAPDARWRLLPLACGQTHKVSDILRAVQLSQVGDYLSVPDVIVQAWSAGDSCSVGLPAKSWSAFRNLEELGSILIWSAGDNGLLGRNTVPLPAANVEDKQTFFSVGAVSADGRSIRQTSSRGPSPCDRRSIKPELTAIGEGRSAGESGFVTTQGSLLATGYVAGALALMRQVNPTISPFEAKNALKLSAKDLGVEGEDNDFGFGLLDINAAVELAASSSETGTISGTVKYGGERIGGARVYLVGASGSYTVPSNSEGQFRFTQIPAEREFALYVARFGYKDFAAPDSVKTSKQKEFSVGVDLERGIADDAEVDRGFVFGVPEDNATGGIWTRAVPVGSSENGNQVQVSEDATAYGSFCFVTGNGGSVAEPAAANDVDGGKTTLRSPIFRLDNLADSKLRFKYAYSNDRGQQKGGDFFRVQISNDGGETWVNLIQTSMSSDGWREASFVIEDFVTPTEQMVIQFVAEDNAPPSLVEAAVDDIFIDGKPDAPEPPKNLSLTPAENGVNLTWNKSEGASSYKLYLSGQAGHVFAPENYFTTVKDTFLYVPYDQIPYDQFYFQVTAVK from the coding sequence ATGCGATGCTTACTCTGCTTGGCCGCGATATTTCCATTCATGGTGGCAGGCGCGCTGGCTGGAACCCTGACACCCGGCCTGGAGGCTGCCTATCGCGCAGCGGATGAACAGGCGAAGCTCCCCGTCCTGATTTCGCTGACCCGCCAGGCGAACCTGGATGCCGTCCGATCACAGTTTCTTTCCAGCGTGAGTGAACAGGACGGTCTCCGTCATGCGGCGTTGCTTGAGGCACTGCAATCCGTTTCCCGGCAGTCTCAAGATGAGATTAACAACTCAATGCAAATCCTACAGCGAAACGGCATGGTGGAAGATCTTGAGTTCTTTTGGATCGCAAATCTTCTGAAGGCCAACGTTTCGCGTGCCGGTGCGGAGCTAATTGCCAATTTTGAAGCGGTGGAAGAAGTCGGGCTGGATGAGGAAATCAACCTTCTTGAGCCTGAAGAAAGTGTTCCCTCTGAAGCAAAAATGGTTTCGTCCGAGCACGCGCTGCAATTGATGAACGCACGTGAAATTTGGGTGGCAGGGGTTACAGGCACGGGAACAACTGTGGCTGTGGTCGGAACGCCGTTCCCGTCCTCGCATTCCGCGTTTGCTGACCGAATGACAGGCGCGGAAGGACTGCTCGCTTCCTCCTTTTGCGGACAGAGCACCGCTATTCTTCTTGGTGCGGCAGTTGGCTGCGATCGCCAAAAGGGTGATACCGTAGGCGTGGCACCGGATGCCAGGTGGCGACTGTTGCCACTCGCATGCGGACAAACGCATAAGGTCTCTGATATTTTGCGAGCGGTTCAGCTTTCGCAAGTTGGAGACTACCTGTCCGTGCCGGATGTAATTGTGCAGGCTTGGAGCGCAGGTGACTCCTGTTCCGTTGGTTTGCCTGCGAAGTCTTGGAGCGCATTCAGGAATCTCGAAGAGCTGGGAAGCATTCTGATCTGGTCGGCGGGTGACAATGGATTACTCGGGAGAAACACAGTTCCACTGCCGGCGGCGAATGTTGAAGACAAACAGACTTTCTTTTCTGTCGGTGCAGTCTCGGCTGACGGACGCAGCATTCGGCAAACCAGCAGCAGGGGACCGTCGCCCTGTGACCGCCGCAGCATAAAGCCCGAATTGACGGCAATCGGCGAAGGACGAAGTGCAGGTGAAAGCGGATTTGTCACCACACAAGGTTCACTTCTTGCAACCGGATATGTCGCCGGAGCGCTCGCGCTGATGAGACAGGTCAATCCCACGATTTCTCCGTTCGAAGCAAAGAACGCCCTTAAGTTGTCCGCCAAAGATTTGGGGGTCGAAGGAGAAGACAACGACTTCGGATTCGGTTTGCTTGATATCAATGCTGCGGTTGAACTCGCTGCATCGTCAAGCGAAACCGGAACAATCAGCGGCACGGTGAAGTACGGCGGCGAACGAATTGGCGGTGCGCGAGTCTATTTGGTCGGTGCGAGCGGAAGCTACACCGTACCGTCGAACAGCGAAGGCCAATTCCGTTTCACACAGATTCCGGCCGAGCGTGAGTTCGCGTTGTATGTCGCACGATTCGGTTACAAGGACTTCGCCGCGCCGGATTCCGTCAAAACGTCCAAGCAAAAGGAGTTCTCTGTCGGTGTAGACCTCGAACGGGGAATTGCCGATGATGCTGAAGTGGATCGCGGATTCGTCTTTGGCGTTCCTGAAGACAACGCGACCGGCGGCATTTGGACACGCGCTGTGCCTGTCGGTTCATCCGAAAACGGAAATCAAGTGCAGGTGAGCGAAGACGCCACCGCGTACGGGAGCTTCTGCTTCGTGACGGGAAATGGAGGCTCGGTCGCGGAACCTGCGGCGGCCAATGACGTGGACGGCGGCAAGACAACGTTGCGTTCTCCCATTTTCCGGCTGGACAATCTCGCGGATTCCAAGCTGCGCTTCAAGTATGCCTATTCGAATGATCGTGGTCAGCAGAAAGGCGGTGACTTCTTCCGTGTTCAAATCTCCAATGACGGTGGTGAAACATGGGTGAATCTCATTCAGACTTCAATGAGCTCGGACGGCTGGCGCGAAGCCTCTTTCGTTATTGAGGACTTTGTCACACCGACCGAGCAGATGGTCATTCAGTTTGTCGCAGAAGATAATGCTCCTCCGTCTCTGGTTGAAGCGGCTGTGGACGATATCTTCATCGACGGAAAACCGGACGCGCCTGAACCACCGAAAAATCTTTCGCTCACTCCTGCGGAAAACGGCGTGAATCTGACTTGGAATAAATCGGAAGGCGCGAGTTCTTACAAACTCTATTTGTCCGGACAAGCTGGACATGTGTTTGCGCCCGAAAATTACTTCACCACGGTTAAGGACACATTCCTGTATGTGCCTTATGACCAGATTCCGTACGACCAGTTCTACTTTCAGGTCACGGCCGTAAAATAG
- a CDS encoding GAF domain-containing protein, translating to MALDYFDDLNDITPVNTSGMELDPTGGIASGLSKLAALIEDINRDMTPDAILDRAMSAAIELTGAERGFLVLIGPNGDWRFSVARNMDSDIANAEAVASQTIIRRVIDGRQPILINDVIGGSDLSHQQSIAKMQVRSIMGAPLVSKNKLLGVAYVDTTKLAGVFDQTSLMLFETFVYLAAVALENARLYEAEKESKIRYKELQEYLSVILQSQPHGLIILDKNGCVDYANPQAVTFLGGGLRIGSAISSSTCSIQAVEKLSQAHSEFTQTGEVSRRTLMLEGRTIAYSFFKLARTHDGRERAGLILEDVSMQKQLEQQIVESEKKSTVNQLAGGIAHEINNSLQPVKGRVELLAMRLDREGIELSEPIRKDLNTIAALTERIEKIAMNLRHLTKPTDPAFKVVDMKQLMISVVELLETSTGSLRGFAKNDDSARMNLVLDLDDGLEIFGDPHGLESAFINMIINSVHAMESVPRGTLTLSAHRKGDRVVVSVADSGIGIPKDQLSSIFEPYYSTKGERGTGLGLPIVRNIADIHGAELTLESTVGVGTTITMAFPAYAASGALA from the coding sequence GTGGCACTGGATTATTTTGATGACCTGAATGACATCACACCGGTGAATACGAGCGGAATGGAACTCGATCCGACCGGAGGAATCGCATCCGGATTGTCCAAGCTCGCGGCATTGATTGAAGACATCAATCGGGATATGACACCCGACGCAATACTTGATCGAGCCATGAGTGCGGCCATCGAACTGACCGGCGCGGAGCGCGGATTTCTCGTGCTCATCGGCCCAAACGGTGATTGGCGGTTCTCCGTTGCGCGAAACATGGATAGTGACATTGCAAACGCGGAAGCGGTCGCCTCCCAGACGATTATCCGCCGCGTCATTGACGGACGACAGCCGATCCTTATCAATGACGTTATCGGAGGATCCGATCTTTCGCACCAGCAGTCCATAGCCAAGATGCAGGTCCGTTCCATCATGGGAGCGCCACTAGTGTCGAAGAACAAACTGCTTGGCGTCGCTTACGTCGACACGACAAAGCTCGCCGGTGTGTTTGACCAGACAAGCTTGATGCTTTTTGAGACGTTTGTGTATCTTGCCGCCGTGGCGCTCGAGAACGCGCGCCTCTATGAAGCGGAGAAGGAATCCAAAATTCGTTACAAGGAGCTGCAAGAGTATTTATCCGTAATCCTGCAGAGCCAGCCTCATGGTTTAATCATTCTGGACAAGAACGGCTGTGTTGACTATGCGAATCCGCAGGCCGTGACATTTCTCGGAGGCGGTCTGCGAATCGGGTCGGCCATCTCCAGTTCGACGTGCAGTATTCAAGCAGTGGAGAAACTTTCGCAGGCGCATTCGGAGTTCACTCAAACGGGTGAAGTCAGCCGAAGGACGTTGATGCTGGAAGGCCGCACGATCGCATATTCGTTCTTTAAGCTCGCGCGGACTCACGACGGCCGAGAACGAGCAGGATTGATTCTCGAAGATGTTTCAATGCAGAAGCAGCTCGAACAGCAAATTGTCGAGTCGGAGAAAAAGTCAACGGTGAACCAGCTTGCCGGCGGTATTGCTCATGAGATCAACAACAGTCTGCAGCCGGTGAAGGGAAGAGTTGAGTTGCTCGCAATGCGCCTTGATCGAGAAGGAATCGAGCTCAGCGAACCGATCCGCAAGGACCTCAATACAATCGCGGCGTTGACCGAGCGTATCGAGAAAATCGCAATGAACCTTCGCCACCTGACGAAACCGACGGACCCTGCATTCAAAGTTGTGGACATGAAGCAACTGATGATTTCCGTGGTCGAACTGCTGGAGACGTCAACCGGCAGCTTGCGAGGATTCGCGAAAAACGATGACTCAGCACGAATGAATCTTGTTCTCGATTTGGACGACGGCCTTGAAATATTCGGCGATCCGCATGGATTGGAATCTGCGTTCATCAATATGATAATCAACTCGGTGCACGCAATGGAAAGTGTGCCTCGCGGAACGCTGACGCTGTCAGCGCACCGCAAGGGCGATCGAGTCGTCGTGTCCGTGGCAGACAGCGGAATCGGAATTCCCAAGGACCAATTGTCAAGTATTTTTGAACCCTACTACTCGACGAAAGGTGAGCGCGGAACCGGACTCGGTTTGCCCATCGTCCGGAATATTGCGGATATCCATGGTGCGGAACTGACACTTGAATCCACCGTCGGAGTCGGAACCACCATCACGATGGCCTTTCCGGCCTATGCGGCCAGCGGTGCCCTCGCCTGA
- a CDS encoding tetratricopeptide repeat protein — translation MLRSLDLYDEILSLVSQQLLMHDTSSIDSRYQVLRTIGVGGMGVVYLVVDTRRSNQLMALKTLKSVQDEAAIESFRAEFRNIRGVVHPHIPEVFDFGRLPASEGGYYFTTEFVDGKPLDQLAADWKHDQLRTVLVSLCRALAFLHSRGLLHRDIKPDNVLGKLTKSGEFATLKLVDFGLAGNHSEVTEEAGGTLDYMAPEVIQSGQSSVASDLYALGMLMYRLATGKLPFEGKDAVALAQLRTKHDAPHPLRYRAELPIGLADVIAALIEINPADRPKSARHVIAMLNERDGSSFDYETTETRKAYISSSGIVTNANARQEFSRHKEILSSGDRPENLVVTGEHGLGCTRLLKDLAVELTLSGFSTRVVNTVRDLPLHNQKPQALVVPDISALPSDKLRETYRNPILESCWWLIGSHTVGELPDFATGFKQVELAPLNEEGIGKFVKATFPDNIFPFDFSSQLMGQTLGYPSALEAALEQLVSTDILRIGLSGWELMPGRWKLPIHDDIARAIQSRLEHLSFSSKSVLKCLACSPTPLSFEVVSQAIGFESGVTPQSVCDELAATGWIRTNDFGTAITHHAVVEYVNGKLSEQERIVAHASLYNFWMHAEDIDELTRTQELLFHDFMSGAYRTPAVEAEKTIEDAVRMGKLSWARKLLEYSLGDVPKSHKAFLQMQLARIEYIEGDFHRAAALLGQVTNNGKVAITKENLLHVARYANLREKLGYPDEAEEILNRCMPLLDEHTSQAAGSVYGTLAWISFKRGEGERARMLAERGLTMVPSDATDAGFALLLNTMATLAFYRGDTDVARVYWQRCLEVYEAIADRKGIANMYNNLGVLASQSGDRLRARNLWERCATISKHIDDIQRLAGIYNNLGIDSLESGDLREAEDYYLKALALFRKLESPREQTEILSNLGELAFQRADYPRALAYLQEAVAQASAIGDSESQLEPMIYLGKLLLTLEDIEKSERTLGHARDIAASIGTRKAEGQALEGLASLFARRGDFTRAHEAADRAKELLSDESDPLALLHLHLTCCQIAAENGEKETVHEELIQARKVGDTKWDPFTAARTQLIETLYAGVALEPSKWQVALRKLSSYPDLLWKFHWATGRQLARSGQPKKALEEFGRGVAVLKAIATRLPEETQTLYLQSPGIVRFKQEAVELRKSMQTQE, via the coding sequence ATGTTGCGCTCCCTCGACTTATATGATGAAATACTGAGTTTAGTAAGTCAACAGTTGCTGATGCACGACACCTCTTCAATAGACTCGCGGTACCAAGTTCTACGCACGATCGGCGTCGGCGGAATGGGTGTGGTATATTTGGTCGTGGACACACGCCGAAGCAATCAACTCATGGCGCTGAAGACCCTCAAGTCCGTTCAAGATGAAGCGGCGATTGAGAGTTTCCGTGCAGAGTTCCGCAACATCCGTGGTGTCGTACATCCGCACATTCCGGAAGTGTTCGATTTCGGCAGGCTGCCGGCAAGCGAGGGAGGGTACTACTTCACGACCGAGTTTGTGGACGGCAAGCCGCTGGACCAACTCGCGGCTGACTGGAAGCACGACCAACTGCGAACGGTTCTTGTCAGTCTTTGCCGCGCACTCGCATTCCTGCACAGCAGGGGACTGCTGCATCGCGATATCAAACCCGACAACGTGCTCGGCAAGCTCACCAAATCCGGGGAGTTTGCCACACTGAAGCTTGTGGACTTCGGTCTTGCCGGCAACCACTCCGAAGTAACGGAAGAGGCAGGCGGCACGCTTGACTACATGGCGCCTGAAGTTATTCAGTCGGGACAGTCGTCGGTGGCATCGGACCTATATGCTCTCGGCATGCTGATGTACCGGCTCGCAACCGGTAAACTGCCGTTTGAAGGAAAAGACGCAGTTGCGCTGGCACAATTGCGAACCAAGCACGATGCGCCGCATCCGCTCCGCTACCGAGCGGAATTGCCGATCGGTTTAGCCGATGTGATTGCGGCCCTGATTGAGATAAATCCGGCTGACCGGCCCAAAAGTGCGCGGCATGTCATTGCGATGCTCAATGAGCGCGACGGTTCGTCATTTGACTACGAGACGACAGAGACCCGAAAGGCATACATTTCCTCGTCCGGAATTGTCACGAACGCGAATGCGCGTCAAGAGTTCTCGAGGCATAAGGAGATTCTTTCCAGCGGTGACAGGCCGGAAAATCTCGTCGTAACGGGTGAGCACGGTTTAGGCTGCACAAGGCTGTTGAAAGACTTGGCTGTAGAGTTGACCTTGTCGGGATTCTCAACCAGAGTTGTGAATACGGTCAGGGACTTGCCATTGCACAACCAGAAGCCGCAGGCGCTCGTCGTGCCGGATATTTCCGCCTTGCCGTCCGATAAATTACGAGAGACCTATCGAAATCCGATTCTCGAATCCTGCTGGTGGCTCATCGGAAGTCACACTGTCGGTGAACTTCCCGACTTTGCGACCGGATTCAAACAAGTGGAGTTGGCCCCGCTGAATGAAGAGGGAATCGGAAAATTTGTCAAGGCGACTTTTCCTGACAATATCTTTCCATTTGATTTCAGCAGCCAGCTGATGGGACAAACGCTGGGCTATCCGTCCGCACTTGAAGCCGCGCTTGAGCAGCTTGTATCCACGGACATACTGCGCATCGGGCTGTCCGGGTGGGAATTGATGCCCGGAAGGTGGAAACTTCCGATTCACGACGATATCGCGCGAGCAATCCAGAGTAGACTTGAGCATCTCTCTTTCAGTTCCAAGTCCGTCTTGAAATGTCTTGCCTGCTCGCCTACTCCGCTTTCGTTTGAGGTCGTGTCACAAGCCATTGGATTCGAATCCGGAGTTACTCCACAATCCGTGTGTGACGAACTCGCTGCAACAGGGTGGATCAGGACAAACGACTTCGGTACGGCGATTACGCACCATGCCGTTGTGGAGTATGTCAACGGCAAACTGTCGGAACAGGAGCGGATAGTTGCACATGCGAGCCTGTACAACTTCTGGATGCACGCCGAAGACATCGATGAGTTGACGCGCACACAAGAGCTGCTGTTCCACGACTTCATGTCCGGAGCCTATCGCACGCCGGCAGTAGAAGCTGAGAAAACGATAGAAGACGCCGTGCGAATGGGCAAACTCAGTTGGGCGCGCAAGCTGCTTGAGTATAGTCTGGGTGATGTCCCCAAAAGTCACAAGGCGTTTCTGCAAATGCAGCTTGCGCGAATCGAGTACATTGAGGGAGACTTTCATCGCGCCGCGGCACTGCTCGGACAGGTGACAAACAACGGTAAGGTCGCGATTACGAAAGAGAATCTGCTCCATGTCGCCAGATATGCGAATCTTCGCGAAAAGCTTGGTTATCCGGACGAAGCGGAAGAGATTCTGAATCGCTGCATGCCGTTGCTGGACGAGCACACGTCACAGGCCGCCGGCTCCGTCTACGGAACTCTGGCCTGGATTTCATTCAAGCGCGGCGAAGGCGAGCGGGCACGCATGCTCGCAGAGCGCGGTCTGACGATGGTGCCGTCTGATGCGACAGACGCGGGCTTCGCCCTGCTGCTCAATACCATGGCGACACTCGCTTTCTATCGCGGTGACACGGATGTTGCGCGCGTCTATTGGCAGCGCTGCCTTGAGGTCTATGAGGCGATTGCCGATAGAAAGGGAATCGCCAACATGTACAATAACCTTGGTGTTCTCGCGTCTCAATCCGGCGACCGCTTGCGCGCGCGAAACTTGTGGGAACGCTGCGCGACCATCTCGAAGCATATCGACGACATTCAGCGATTGGCGGGAATCTACAACAATCTTGGCATCGACTCGCTTGAGTCCGGTGACTTGCGTGAAGCTGAAGACTACTACCTGAAGGCTTTGGCGCTCTTTCGAAAGTTGGAAAGTCCGCGGGAACAGACTGAAATCCTCAGCAATCTGGGTGAACTCGCCTTTCAACGCGCCGATTATCCGCGCGCACTTGCCTATTTGCAGGAAGCAGTTGCACAAGCGTCTGCCATTGGTGATTCCGAATCGCAACTCGAACCGATGATATACCTGGGCAAGCTGCTGCTGACCCTTGAGGACATTGAAAAGTCCGAACGCACTCTTGGGCACGCACGTGATATTGCGGCCTCGATCGGAACACGCAAGGCGGAGGGACAGGCGCTTGAAGGGCTGGCGTCACTGTTTGCACGGCGAGGAGATTTTACTCGTGCTCACGAAGCGGCGGATCGGGCAAAGGAGCTGCTTTCGGATGAATCTGATCCGCTTGCGCTGCTGCACTTGCATCTGACGTGCTGCCAAATTGCCGCTGAAAACGGAGAGAAGGAAACGGTTCACGAAGAGTTGATTCAGGCGCGAAAGGTCGGGGACACGAAGTGGGATCCATTTACGGCGGCGCGCACGCAACTGATTGAGACTCTCTACGCGGGAGTGGCGCTGGAACCGTCCAAGTGGCAGGTTGCATTGCGGAAATTGTCGTCCTATCCCGACTTGCTCTGGAAATTTCATTGGGCGACAGGGAGACAACTTGCCCGCAGCGGACAGCCGAAGAAGGCGCTTGAAGAGTTCGGCCGCGGCGTGGCGGTCCTGAAAGCGATTGCGACACGTCTACCGGAAGAAACGCAGACTCTCTATCTTCAGTCGCCGGGAATAGTAAGATTCAAACAGGAAGCTGTAGAGCTTCGCAAATCAATGCAAACGCAGGAGTAA
- a CDS encoding metallophosphoesterase, whose translation MLIFISVVVTILGLLHWFLYSRLVSALEITSSAVLWPLRILAAFLAVSYIIGRILEQKFPGFIAHAVDWIASIWMGMMWQFLWVTFLFFLVKVVLVVSGQWGEFTLETHQMLGRYSFYFVTSLVLLITGYGIYKATGPARVVEVDVPVKNFRDEWRDFTIAMVADFHASNTNGESRIAMWCDQITGLKPDVILAPGDIVDTPANQIPEVANGFRKLAAPLGVFSTTGNHEYYVGLQGAVELMKRGGFRVLMNENLTLPNGILIAGMEDRTARSMGRPLPAFQSFIPDGDTSDVQILLMHTPATADVQKAIDAGFDLVVSGHTHGGQMFPFSLFTKMAFPYHHGLYKVKDGYQLTTCGVGYWGPPMRIGKPPEIMLIRFVPSTEPSRCEWK comes from the coding sequence TTGCTGATTTTCATATCTGTCGTCGTCACCATACTCGGGCTGCTGCACTGGTTTCTCTATTCGCGGCTCGTTTCTGCGCTTGAAATAACTTCGTCCGCTGTTCTTTGGCCGCTCAGAATTCTGGCAGCGTTTCTCGCGGTATCCTACATCATTGGCAGGATATTAGAGCAGAAGTTCCCGGGTTTCATCGCCCACGCCGTGGATTGGATTGCCTCCATCTGGATGGGAATGATGTGGCAGTTCCTGTGGGTAACCTTTCTGTTCTTCCTTGTCAAGGTCGTGCTCGTCGTGTCCGGACAATGGGGCGAGTTCACGCTCGAGACTCATCAGATGCTCGGGCGCTACAGCTTCTACTTTGTCACGTCACTCGTTCTTTTGATCACCGGCTACGGAATTTATAAAGCAACCGGACCCGCGCGAGTGGTCGAAGTGGATGTCCCCGTAAAGAATTTCCGCGATGAATGGCGCGACTTCACAATCGCGATGGTCGCGGATTTTCATGCCAGCAATACGAACGGCGAGAGTCGCATCGCGATGTGGTGCGATCAGATAACAGGACTGAAACCGGATGTCATCCTTGCGCCCGGCGACATCGTTGATACTCCGGCCAATCAGATTCCCGAAGTCGCCAACGGCTTCCGAAAGCTTGCCGCACCGCTCGGAGTATTCTCAACAACGGGAAATCACGAGTACTACGTCGGCTTGCAGGGTGCGGTGGAGTTGATGAAGCGCGGAGGCTTTCGAGTTCTGATGAATGAGAACTTGACGCTGCCGAACGGCATTTTGATCGCGGGAATGGAGGATCGCACAGCGCGTTCCATGGGCAGACCTTTGCCGGCGTTTCAAAGCTTCATTCCTGACGGCGACACATCGGACGTGCAAATTCTTTTGATGCATACTCCCGCCACAGCCGATGTGCAGAAGGCGATTGACGCGGGATTTGATTTGGTTGTGAGCGGGCATACTCACGGCGGTCAGATGTTTCCGTTCTCGCTGTTTACGAAAATGGCTTTCCCATATCATCACGGTCTATACAAAGTCAAGGACGGCTACCAACTCACAACATGCGGTGTCGGCTATTGGGGACCGCCGATGCGGATTGGCAAACCGCCGGAAATCATGTTAATCCGTTTTGTGCCGTCAACTGAACCCTCCCGGTGTGAATGGAAATGA